Genomic window (Primulina eburnea isolate SZY01 chromosome 8, ASM2296580v1, whole genome shotgun sequence):
CGACACTTGTGCAGCCATGGTATAATGTACCTGAGTACTTAGCGACTTACGAAGGCAGATTTCAACTTCTTGCAGACGAGCGCTACTGGGTTCCTCCAAATTTCGAATTGCACCACAACCCTATTAGACGTGAAAGAAGAAGAGTATGTAGAGATAGAACAACTCGATTGAGAAATGAGATGGACACAACTGTTTCTAGACAAAGACAACATTGATAAATTGTTTTGTTAAATTGTAATAACTAAAATGATACAAACGGCTTCATGTTCCACAATCAGGTGGATTACATCTTCTCCTCCCTCTCCGCAATCCTACATTTTCAGGAATTTGCTCATTTGAGTAACCAGGATAAGTGAAAGGGGAAATAACATTCCTCTGTGGTCGAGTGTCATGCACAATATGCTGAGGTCCAACGTTAAGCAAATTCGTGAAACTTTGTGTGTTGGACCAATAAGGAGTCCGAAAATCAGTTTGACCAAACGGATGAAAATCACCGAACCTTGGATCACTGAAAAAATCAGGTTGAGTATTAGATGTACCTGCAATATTCAACTCAGCTGACGTAATAATCGTAGAGTCTCCTGCAAACCCACTTGGTTGCCTAACCATGTCACTTCCCCATCCGAATGATGACTGATGCGAAAACGGAGAAGGCGTACTAAAATTTTGTTGAACATTCATTTCTCCAACAAAAGTATTGTACGGACGTGGTTGAAAACCAACGACATTCACTGCAGGTGATATGGTGTGCACAGTTATTCTATTGTACCATTGAAAGTAGTCTTCGTCAGTTTGCATCGATCGCCCGTGTCGCACCCCTTTACAAACATATCTGAGCCGATTATTCCACAACTCAATTGAATTTCTGTGATACTCTCTCCAATCGGTGTTTCGATGTCCTATTCTCGTGATATTATGCGTATCTTCATTGTCGACGGCAGACCCTGGAATTGATTGTCGTCTTCGAAATTGTCGCATTACACGATTAGGACGATGCATCTCCACGATGTCAAAGCATATAAGGGGACAAACACATCGCCATATTTTATTGTCGTATGAATCAATAATTGTCTTCACATCTATGTCATTTTTCTGATATACGCTACAATTAAACtgtaaaaaaaaagtaaataaaatgtcagtattcatttaataaatcaaaacaaaataGTATTCGTGTCATCAATATTACGTATTAACATTTTATAATACCTCATTATTATTCATACGATCTAGGGAATCCCTTATAATTCTTACAGAATGTGTTGGCGAATGTGTGTAACTAAATCCATATTTCCACctacaattataaaaaaaaacaaatacatatcaacaaaatacacaagatatatatgatatta
Coding sequences:
- the LOC140839144 gene encoding serine/threonine-protein phosphatase 7 long form homolog, giving the protein MTALHDHYISNLVNDETSEVDVVKFTRCVALMIIGGIMFPDYQGGSARLIFLQLLRDVDNVKSYSWRSAVLAFIYRELCNASRIEKTTMAGPLYLLQVWAWSRIKCVNHDRNGLTLVVAPVDLDAFIPVSPYGARWKYGFSYTHSPTHSVRIIRDSLDRMNNNEFNCSVYQKNDIDVKTIIDSYDNKIWRCVCPLICFDIVEMHRPNRVMRQFRRRQSIPGSAVDNEDTHNITRIGHRNTDWREYHRNSIELWNNRLRYVCKGVRHGRSMQTDEDYFQWYNRITVHTISPAVNVVGFQPRPYNTFVGEMNVQQNFSTPSPFSHQSSFGWGSDMVRQPSGFAGDSTIITSAELNIAGTSNTQPDFFSDPRFGDFHPFGQTDFRTPYWSNTQSFTNLLNVGPQHIVHDTRPQRNVISPFTYPGYSNEQIPENVGLRRGRRRCNPPDCGT